The Nitrospira sp. KM1 genome includes a window with the following:
- a CDS encoding BolA/IbaG family iron-sulfur metabolism protein — protein sequence MITVETLTEYIRKAMPDAAVTMVDRTGTLDHLKVTVVSEAFRDKNLLDRHRLIYQALDVPMKDGRIHALELTARTKEES from the coding sequence GTGATTACTGTTGAGACGCTGACGGAGTACATTAGAAAAGCGATGCCCGACGCCGCCGTGACGATGGTCGACCGTACTGGAACCCTCGATCACCTGAAGGTGACGGTCGTCTCAGAGGCGTTCCGGGATAAGAACCTTCTGGACCGTCATCGCTTGATCTATCAGGCGCTTGACGTTCCAATGAAGGACGGAAGAATACATGCGCTGGAACTGACTGCTCGAACGAAGGAAGAATCATAG
- a CDS encoding SDR family NAD(P)-dependent oxidoreductase has protein sequence MGTMGHPGVALITGGAKGIGRGVALDLAAQGWSIAFCYRTSETAARETADAIRTRGGNPMARRCDVSDAAAAAQLVSEVEHEWGRIDVLVNGAGPYHRVNLFDETIEGWNEMFAGNLHPIFYLAKAVAPGMKARRAGHIINFSMANADQMVSQPDVTAHYIAKAGVLILTRTLAKLLAPHGINVNAVSPGFIDSGSAPPGELAGMTKRIPAGYIGTVEDTVAAVRYLLSDEARYVNGASIQISGAWGI, from the coding sequence ATGGGAACCATGGGACATCCTGGAGTTGCGCTGATCACCGGCGGAGCAAAAGGCATCGGCCGGGGGGTCGCGCTGGATCTGGCTGCGCAAGGCTGGAGTATCGCCTTCTGCTACCGCACGAGCGAAACCGCTGCCCGGGAAACTGCCGACGCCATCCGGACCAGGGGCGGGAACCCGATGGCCAGACGGTGCGATGTGTCGGATGCCGCCGCGGCAGCCCAACTGGTGTCGGAAGTGGAGCACGAATGGGGACGGATCGATGTCCTGGTCAACGGGGCGGGCCCTTATCATCGGGTGAATCTCTTTGATGAAACCATAGAAGGCTGGAATGAGATGTTCGCCGGCAATTTGCATCCGATTTTCTATCTGGCGAAAGCCGTGGCCCCGGGAATGAAGGCCCGCCGTGCCGGTCACATCATCAATTTCAGCATGGCCAATGCCGACCAGATGGTGTCGCAACCCGACGTGACCGCACATTACATCGCCAAAGCCGGCGTGCTGATCCTCACCCGGACCCTCGCCAAATTACTCGCCCCGCATGGGATCAATGTGAACGCGGTCTCGCCGGGATTCATTGATTCCGGCAGCGCACCGCCGGGCGAACTTGCGGGTATGACCAAGCGCATTCCCGCCGGATACATCGGAACTGTGGAGGATACCGTGGCTGCCGTGCGCTACCTGCTCAGCGACGAGGCACGCTACGTCAACGGAGCCAGCATCCAGATCAGCGGTGCCTGGGGAATTTGA
- a CDS encoding glutaredoxin gives MADAIVEEIQKEIAAHKILIYGKGTKTMPMCGFTRETMQFFDKYGYPYELIDVLSQPTKREALTKMTNWPTLPKVFIDGQFYGDTDILDPMAAKGEMEPLLKKAFGK, from the coding sequence ATGGCCGACGCGATTGTCGAAGAGATCCAGAAGGAAATAGCGGCTCATAAGATCCTGATTTATGGCAAAGGGACGAAGACCATGCCGATGTGTGGGTTTACCCGTGAGACCATGCAATTTTTCGACAAATACGGGTATCCATATGAATTGATCGATGTGCTGTCTCAACCGACCAAGCGCGAGGCCCTCACGAAGATGACCAATTGGCCGACGCTTCCAAAGGTCTTTATCGACGGGCAGTTCTACGGGGATACCGACATCCTCGATCCGATGGCGGCCAAGGGAGAGATGGAACCACTCCTGAAGAAGGCGTTCGGCAAGTAG